In a single window of the Streptacidiphilus sp. P02-A3a genome:
- a CDS encoding helix-turn-helix transcriptional regulator, with protein MPGSEDDMFAGVDALLAAVAAATVLPVPAERVRLREAAGLTTAHVAAALRVDPALVQGWEDGSAAPGPEIAPAYGRLLEGLAERFPAPAPAPAPARPAAAPVPVPVAGPDRDADGELRRYEPAPCRWCGTPTPYRYAGVAQHLGDFCRTRQPVAPAPVTAPPVQPAVVPVAAPAPAAAPAAPVAAAPVAAEPVRSAPAAPRTPAAGAGRRPAPARGTARPATARPAGTSAATRWWPVVALDVAQDGGWLLDVPQVPAPAGTKLGDWFAWLGTGLPLRVERVHASGRGGDGVVVVTEAAVKRLGLPAVLPTTEKALAALQAKLAKTAATVGMEISDQIGPSFRAFRRKGSAGGPRTSVGITVAPWLGQGDARQQATSSLLTPLATNPDGTVDGLTLARRSRAFTADLGVAPGASTASTAMLLLDAVRPRVEWNRDETTGEWSSTFREGALPGGDLCVPPAAGARHPLTRELLADGETVCEEEDFKWWFRELTPQEAGRRWAVAVDVCASYLSVTETLRLPAGELQYVKNPAWDSKTAGLWWCDFTSTKVDELLPHPATFHGRPPTGPGWYTTETVAHMSTPDNDMYDFDTTTITAAHLSTYTVPLLKEWTGHLRGGYKRAYAELGLVDGQSPTEFLAAHAVHKDVGTDPVRADALVLAGLYKNVYKGGIGKWTDSARNAHPDEATWLEKVAANWSYRPEIRFHIIAAARIAAHRRLRKTLRLTGRAPFAVNVDSYLYAADAPSPLELLPVKPDGTPVPGALRLGIAPGSHKHESSIPLAAAVEAMERREHPSKLVHQYGTDGDFVAQADAEGAGRDREGGGL; from the coding sequence ATGCCCGGTAGCGAGGACGACATGTTCGCCGGTGTCGACGCGCTGCTGGCAGCCGTCGCGGCCGCCACGGTGCTGCCGGTTCCGGCGGAGCGGGTCCGGCTGCGCGAGGCGGCCGGGCTCACAACGGCGCACGTCGCCGCCGCGCTGCGGGTGGACCCGGCGCTGGTCCAGGGCTGGGAGGACGGCAGTGCCGCCCCCGGTCCGGAGATCGCCCCGGCCTACGGCCGACTGCTGGAGGGCCTGGCGGAGCGCTTCCCCGCTCCCGCCCCCGCCCCCGCCCCCGCGAGGCCTGCGGCCGCGCCGGTCCCGGTTCCGGTCGCCGGTCCTGACCGTGACGCGGACGGTGAGCTGCGGCGGTACGAGCCCGCGCCGTGCCGGTGGTGCGGCACTCCGACCCCTTACCGCTATGCCGGTGTCGCCCAGCACTTGGGGGACTTCTGCCGCACCCGGCAGCCCGTCGCCCCGGCCCCCGTCACCGCCCCGCCGGTCCAGCCCGCGGTCGTTCCGGTCGCAGCGCCCGCTCCTGCCGCCGCTCCGGCCGCCCCGGTCGCTGCGGCCCCGGTCGCTGCGGAGCCGGTCCGGTCGGCGCCCGCCGCACCGCGGACCCCGGCAGCCGGAGCCGGTCGGCGCCCCGCCCCCGCCCGGGGCACGGCCCGTCCCGCCACCGCGCGTCCCGCCGGCACGTCCGCTGCCACCCGGTGGTGGCCGGTGGTCGCGCTGGACGTCGCCCAGGACGGCGGCTGGCTGCTCGACGTTCCGCAGGTCCCGGCCCCGGCCGGGACCAAGCTGGGCGACTGGTTCGCCTGGCTGGGTACCGGGCTGCCGCTGCGGGTCGAGCGGGTGCACGCGTCCGGGCGCGGGGGTGACGGCGTGGTGGTCGTGACCGAGGCCGCTGTCAAACGGCTCGGACTGCCGGCCGTCCTGCCGACCACCGAGAAGGCCCTGGCCGCGCTGCAGGCGAAGCTGGCGAAGACCGCCGCAACGGTGGGCATGGAGATCAGCGACCAGATCGGCCCGTCGTTCCGCGCCTTCCGCCGCAAGGGTTCCGCCGGTGGCCCCAGGACATCGGTAGGGATCACGGTCGCGCCGTGGCTGGGGCAGGGCGACGCCCGCCAGCAGGCCACCAGCTCCCTGCTCACCCCCCTGGCCACCAACCCCGACGGCACCGTGGACGGGCTCACCCTCGCCCGCCGATCCCGGGCCTTCACCGCCGACCTGGGCGTCGCCCCCGGCGCGAGCACCGCCTCCACCGCGATGCTGCTCCTGGACGCGGTGCGCCCGCGCGTGGAGTGGAACCGGGACGAGACGACGGGGGAGTGGTCCTCCACGTTCCGCGAGGGCGCGCTGCCGGGCGGCGACCTGTGCGTGCCCCCGGCCGCCGGGGCCCGGCACCCGCTGACCCGCGAACTGCTGGCCGACGGCGAGACGGTGTGCGAGGAGGAGGACTTCAAGTGGTGGTTCCGCGAGCTCACCCCGCAGGAGGCCGGGCGCCGGTGGGCGGTCGCGGTCGACGTCTGCGCGTCCTACCTGTCGGTCACCGAGACCCTGCGGCTCCCGGCCGGTGAGCTGCAGTACGTGAAGAACCCGGCGTGGGACTCGAAGACGGCCGGGCTGTGGTGGTGCGACTTCACCAGCACGAAGGTCGACGAACTGCTGCCGCACCCGGCGACGTTCCACGGCCGCCCGCCGACCGGGCCCGGCTGGTACACCACCGAGACCGTCGCCCACATGTCCACGCCCGACAACGACATGTACGACTTCGACACGACCACCATCACCGCCGCCCACCTGTCCACGTACACCGTGCCGCTGCTCAAGGAGTGGACCGGACACCTGCGCGGCGGCTACAAACGCGCCTACGCCGAACTCGGCCTGGTCGACGGCCAGAGCCCGACCGAGTTCCTCGCCGCCCACGCCGTCCACAAGGACGTCGGCACCGACCCGGTCCGCGCGGACGCCCTGGTCCTGGCCGGGCTCTACAAGAACGTCTACAAGGGCGGCATCGGCAAGTGGACCGACTCGGCCCGCAACGCCCACCCGGACGAGGCGACCTGGCTGGAGAAGGTCGCCGCGAACTGGTCCTACCGCCCCGAGATCCGCTTCCACATCATCGCCGCTGCCCGCATCGCCGCCCACCGCCGCCTGCGCAAAACCCTGCGGCTCACCGGCCGAGCCCCGTTCGCGGTCAACGTCGACTCCTACCTGTACGCCGCCGACGCCCCCTCCCCGCTGGAACTGCTGCCGGTCAAGCCCGACGGCACCCCGGTACCCGGGGCGCTGCGCCTGGGCATCGCGCCGGGCAGCCACAAGCACGAGTCCTCGATCCCGCTGGCGGCGGCGGTCGAGGCGATGGAGCGCCGGGAGCACCCCTCCAAGCTGGTCCACCAGTACGGCACCGACGGCGACTTCGTCGCTCAGGCCGACGCCGAGGGTGCCGGGCGCGATCGGGAAGGCGGTGGCCTCTGA
- a CDS encoding winged helix-turn-helix domain-containing protein — MPRYREIYADLRRRIADGEWQIGDRLPDLGAFMEHYNASLNTVRRATVDLRDEGVLRISQGDGTFLAAPPQSTNDELLERLRGAQAAIGDAIAALEAANRIDAIADLLEAKGESDAR; from the coding sequence ATGCCGCGCTATCGAGAGATCTACGCCGACCTGCGTCGACGCATCGCCGACGGCGAATGGCAGATCGGCGACCGGCTCCCCGACCTGGGAGCGTTCATGGAGCACTACAACGCGTCGCTGAACACGGTCCGCCGGGCCACCGTGGACCTGCGGGACGAGGGCGTGCTGCGTATCTCCCAGGGCGACGGGACCTTCCTGGCCGCACCGCCGCAGTCCACCAACGACGAACTGCTGGAGCGCCTGCGCGGCGCCCAGGCGGCGATCGGTGACGCCATCGCCGCCCTGGAGGCCGCGAACCGCATCGACGCGATCGCCGACCTGCTCGAAGCGAAGGGGGAGTCCGATGCCCGGTAG
- a CDS encoding phosphotransferase translates to MTELVLLATGRDADVFALDTQRVLRRYRDEGDVAAEAAVMAYVGGLGFPVPQVYSAGGGDLVLERLTGPTMLEALGAGEITAVAAADLLAGLHDRLHALAPQMPHEPGDRPLHLDLHPANVMLEARGPVVIDWRNSGQGPPEFDVAVSALIVAQVAVDSAREEAALAETFLTAFLAGVGAMPSEALDHAVRFRRADPNLTAREIGLLGEAVSLIG, encoded by the coding sequence GTGACCGAGCTAGTCTTATTGGCGACCGGCCGAGACGCAGATGTCTTCGCTCTCGACACGCAGCGCGTCCTGCGCCGGTACCGGGACGAAGGTGACGTGGCCGCTGAAGCCGCTGTGATGGCCTATGTCGGTGGGTTGGGGTTCCCCGTGCCACAGGTCTACTCGGCGGGTGGTGGTGATCTGGTCCTCGAACGGCTCACCGGCCCGACCATGCTGGAGGCGCTGGGCGCCGGGGAGATTACCGCGGTGGCGGCGGCGGACCTGTTGGCCGGTCTGCATGATCGCCTTCACGCGTTGGCCCCACAGATGCCGCACGAGCCCGGGGATCGCCCGCTACATCTGGATCTGCACCCGGCGAATGTCATGCTCGAAGCGCGAGGACCGGTGGTGATCGACTGGCGTAACTCCGGGCAGGGGCCGCCTGAGTTCGATGTCGCCGTGTCCGCGCTGATCGTGGCACAAGTCGCGGTCGACTCCGCGCGGGAGGAGGCCGCGCTCGCCGAGACGTTCCTCACCGCGTTCTTGGCCGGCGTCGGCGCGATGCCTTCCGAGGCGTTGGACCACGCGGTGCGGTTCCGCCGGGCCGATCCCAACCTGACTGCCCGCGAGATCGGATTGCTGGGCGAGGCAGTCTCGCTGATCGGTTAG
- a CDS encoding PhzF family phenazine biosynthesis protein, with the protein MSGLHVLRVFCGSGDTGGNLLGVVLGGSAFPGRSERQALAVRFGFSETVFVDDAEEGRVDIYTPGTRLLFAGHPLVGTGWLLRREGLGISCLRPEAGDVPTWQDGEFSWISGRAAWASGRRTWQHPSAAEVEALAVPPVGSGWLYAWAWRDENAGTVRARGFPGRGDGIDEDEATGAAAIVLTDELDRALDIQQGLASQILTRPRPGGVVEIGGRVSPHELRRI; encoded by the coding sequence ATGAGTGGTCTCCACGTGCTGCGCGTCTTCTGCGGGTCCGGCGACACCGGCGGGAACCTCCTCGGGGTGGTGCTCGGGGGAAGTGCGTTCCCCGGGCGGTCGGAGCGCCAGGCGCTCGCGGTCCGTTTCGGGTTCTCCGAGACGGTCTTCGTCGACGACGCCGAGGAGGGTCGCGTCGACATCTACACCCCCGGTACGCGCCTGCTCTTCGCCGGGCATCCCCTGGTCGGCACCGGCTGGTTGCTGCGGCGCGAGGGCCTGGGCATCAGCTGCCTGCGGCCCGAGGCGGGGGACGTGCCGACCTGGCAGGACGGTGAGTTCAGCTGGATCAGCGGCCGGGCCGCCTGGGCCTCGGGGCGGCGGACGTGGCAGCACCCGAGCGCGGCGGAGGTCGAGGCCCTGGCGGTGCCGCCGGTCGGCAGCGGCTGGCTCTACGCGTGGGCGTGGCGGGACGAGAACGCCGGCACCGTCCGTGCCCGGGGCTTCCCCGGTCGCGGGGACGGCATCGACGAGGACGAGGCGACCGGTGCCGCAGCCATCGTGCTGACCGACGAACTGGACCGGGCGCTCGACATTCAGCAAGGACTCGCGTCGCAGATCCTGACCCGGCCGCGTCCTGGTGGGGTCGTCGAGATCGGCGGTCGCGTCTCGCCGCACGAGCTGCGGCGGATCTGA
- a CDS encoding NAD-dependent malic enzyme, with amino-acid sequence MGAKTGDTTLRGVRLLESPLDNRGTAFTVAQRREFGLVGLLPPVVETLQEQVDRAYDAFLAYDKPINRHIYLRQLQDMNEVLFYRLVTEHLEEMLPVVYTPTVGEACQRFSEIYRRPRGLFVSYPDRDRLREVIANRPNREVDVIVVTDGQRILGLGDQGAGGMGIPIGKLGLYTAVGGIHPARTLPILLDVGTDNEELLADPRYLGWRERRVTGKEYDEFVDRFVEAVRAELPDVLLQWEDFATPHARPILARYRDQLLTFNDDIQGTAAVVVGALASAAAVTGRSLREQRVVMLGAGSAAIGVADTIRAAMVAEGATDEQAGQNFWVIDVHGLLVESRDDLSPEQRRYARDGKPFSLEELVERISADVLIGLSTVGGAFTESVVRTMASKVDRPVIFPLSNPTSHSEADPADLAEWTGGRALIATGSPYPPLEIDGRRVPVAQSNNVYIFPAMGLAVTAARATRVTDNMLVAAAKALGTAAAGHGASGTLLPPVGTMREVAHEVALAAALAAVADGVAPAADEDELRAALRANQWQPAYPD; translated from the coding sequence ATGGGCGCGAAGACGGGTGACACGACGCTGCGGGGTGTCCGGTTGCTGGAGTCGCCGCTGGACAACCGCGGTACCGCGTTCACTGTGGCGCAGCGGCGCGAGTTCGGCCTGGTCGGGCTGCTGCCGCCGGTCGTCGAGACGCTTCAGGAGCAGGTGGACCGCGCCTATGACGCGTTCCTGGCCTATGACAAACCGATCAATCGGCACATTTACCTGCGGCAGTTGCAGGACATGAACGAGGTGCTGTTCTACCGGCTGGTCACCGAGCACCTCGAAGAGATGCTGCCGGTGGTCTACACACCGACGGTCGGCGAGGCCTGTCAGCGGTTCAGTGAGATCTACCGGCGCCCGCGCGGGCTCTTCGTGTCGTATCCGGACCGCGACCGGTTGCGTGAGGTCATCGCCAACCGGCCGAATCGCGAGGTCGACGTCATCGTCGTCACCGACGGCCAGCGGATTCTCGGCCTGGGCGACCAGGGCGCCGGGGGGATGGGCATCCCCATCGGCAAGCTCGGCCTGTACACGGCGGTCGGCGGAATTCATCCGGCGCGGACGCTGCCGATCCTCCTGGACGTCGGCACCGACAACGAGGAACTGCTGGCCGATCCGCGCTACCTCGGCTGGCGCGAGCGCCGGGTCACCGGCAAGGAGTACGACGAGTTCGTCGACCGGTTCGTCGAGGCGGTCAGGGCCGAACTGCCGGACGTGCTGCTGCAGTGGGAGGACTTCGCCACTCCGCACGCCCGGCCCATCCTGGCCCGCTACCGCGATCAGTTGCTGACCTTCAACGATGACATCCAGGGCACCGCCGCCGTCGTGGTCGGCGCGTTGGCCTCGGCGGCCGCGGTGACCGGGCGCAGCCTGCGCGAGCAGCGGGTGGTCATGCTGGGTGCCGGGTCGGCGGCCATCGGGGTCGCGGACACGATCCGGGCGGCCATGGTCGCGGAGGGGGCCACCGACGAGCAGGCCGGGCAGAACTTCTGGGTCATCGACGTGCACGGGCTGCTGGTCGAGTCGCGGGACGACCTCAGCCCGGAACAGCGCCGCTACGCCAGGGACGGGAAACCGTTCTCGCTGGAGGAGCTGGTCGAGCGGATCAGCGCCGACGTCCTGATCGGACTGTCCACGGTCGGCGGCGCGTTCACCGAGTCGGTGGTCAGGACGATGGCCTCGAAGGTGGACCGGCCGGTGATCTTCCCCTTGTCCAACCCGACCTCGCATTCCGAGGCGGACCCCGCGGACCTCGCCGAATGGACCGGCGGCCGCGCGCTGATCGCGACCGGATCACCGTATCCGCCGCTGGAGATCGACGGACGCCGGGTGCCGGTCGCGCAGTCGAACAACGTCTACATCTTCCCCGCGATGGGCCTGGCGGTGACCGCGGCGCGGGCCACCAGGGTCACCGACAACATGCTGGTGGCAGCCGCGAAGGCGCTTGGCACCGCGGCAGCGGGGCACGGCGCCTCCGGGACACTGCTGCCACCTGTCGGCACGATGCGCGAGGTCGCCCACGAGGTGGCACTCGCGGCGGCGCTGGCCGCCGTCGCGGACGGGGTCGCGCCGGCGGCCGACGAGGACGAACTGCGCGCCGCGCTGCGCGCGAACCAGTGGCAGCCGGCGTATCCGGACTGA
- a CDS encoding DUF3592 domain-containing protein, producing the protein MIEDSISAAGPPHRLTPWRILGMCLYGALLTFDGWLLCWTYTANDTAGGCGDTGQRPCTTHDLWAVLAFVACLALGFLTLVLLPAGAVIVTSSSTNSTRAQLPAGAAMLGGLVCLLGGIALRVPGTGRWLLGPMVLIIAVAVLVGRREERTRARTLVAEHEAAHRGWRMEQYGLTALGTVTDAAATGDESYDRPEFVITVRFRTPGGDEHTAQLTSSFDSYEQAPRPGDRLHLRYDPEHPRQPELATPRTAPEDSGD; encoded by the coding sequence ATGATCGAGGACAGCATCTCGGCCGCCGGGCCGCCCCACCGGCTGACCCCCTGGCGCATCCTTGGCATGTGCCTGTACGGCGCACTGCTGACATTCGACGGGTGGCTCCTGTGCTGGACGTACACGGCGAACGACACGGCGGGCGGCTGCGGCGATACCGGGCAGCGGCCGTGCACCACCCATGACCTCTGGGCGGTCCTGGCCTTCGTGGCCTGCTTGGCCCTCGGCTTCCTGACATTGGTGCTCCTCCCTGCGGGGGCCGTCATCGTCACCAGCAGCAGCACCAACAGCACCCGGGCGCAGCTGCCCGCCGGTGCCGCCATGCTCGGCGGCCTGGTCTGCCTGCTCGGCGGCATCGCCCTGCGGGTCCCGGGCACCGGCCGCTGGCTCCTGGGACCCATGGTCCTGATCATTGCGGTCGCGGTCCTGGTGGGCCGCCGCGAGGAGCGCACCCGGGCGCGCACCCTTGTCGCCGAACACGAGGCCGCGCACCGCGGGTGGCGGATGGAGCAGTACGGGCTCACCGCGCTCGGCACGGTCACCGACGCCGCAGCCACCGGCGACGAGAGCTACGACCGCCCCGAGTTCGTCATCACCGTGCGCTTCCGGACCCCCGGCGGAGACGAGCACACCGCACAGCTCACCAGCAGCTTCGACTCCTACGAACAGGCCCCCCGGCCCGGTGACCGCCTCCACCTCCGCTACGACCCGGAACACCCCCGGCAACCCGAACTCGCCACCCCCCGCACCGCTCCCGAGGACAGCGGCGACTGA
- a CDS encoding DUF4097 family beta strand repeat-containing protein, producing the protein MALQFRSARPSSRLSSAARSALSPVVVTAAVLGLASCSSPSPLLARGAPAAPTGPEAGTGAVFPLAPTQRLVIVTDGGVALRAGAAGVVSVDADSTVARSWHRADAEATLDLSCPANPAPGSGPCPGTVQVSVPENAAVTVQARNAGVSATGLGGPLNLSTVNGDVTVAAQAADEPMQLTTRNGSVRAAGLRAPTLAATTVNGDVDLAWASAPSQVTADSTNGSINLALPEDCPHYAITAQTRNGQPRVSLPTDDTSTDRLTLATVNGDIIARTAP; encoded by the coding sequence ATGGCTCTCCAGTTCCGGTCGGCAAGGCCCTCGTCCCGTCTGTCCTCGGCGGCCCGGTCCGCGCTGTCACCCGTGGTGGTGACGGCCGCGGTGCTCGGGTTGGCTTCGTGCTCGTCCCCGTCGCCCCTGCTCGCGCGCGGCGCACCGGCCGCCCCGACGGGCCCGGAAGCGGGCACCGGGGCGGTCTTCCCACTGGCGCCGACACAGCGGCTGGTGATCGTCACCGACGGCGGGGTGGCCCTGCGCGCCGGCGCCGCGGGCGTCGTGTCGGTCGATGCGGACAGTACCGTGGCGAGGAGTTGGCACCGGGCGGACGCGGAGGCGACGTTGGACCTGAGCTGTCCGGCGAATCCCGCACCGGGCTCGGGCCCCTGCCCCGGGACCGTCCAGGTGTCGGTGCCGGAGAACGCCGCCGTCACCGTCCAGGCCAGAAACGCCGGGGTCTCGGCCACCGGGCTGGGCGGCCCGCTGAACCTCAGCACGGTCAACGGCGACGTGACGGTGGCGGCGCAGGCGGCCGACGAGCCGATGCAGCTGACAACGCGCAACGGCTCCGTGCGCGCCGCCGGCCTGCGGGCCCCGACCCTGGCCGCCACGACGGTCAACGGCGACGTGGACCTGGCCTGGGCGAGCGCACCCAGCCAGGTCACGGCCGACAGCACCAACGGATCGATCAACCTGGCACTGCCCGAAGACTGCCCCCACTACGCGATCACCGCTCAAACCCGCAACGGCCAACCGCGGGTGAGCCTGCCGACCGACGACACCAGCACGGACCGGCTGACCCTGGCCACCGTCAACGGCGACATCATCGCCCGGACCGCACCCTAG
- a CDS encoding DUF5133 domain-containing protein, which produces MPLYNPAALRRVLVELEALDNAHGGADTERRREDLHYTLCVSTGVREPARAVEQARRLLAPSRDNLASAA; this is translated from the coding sequence ATGCCTCTGTACAACCCCGCCGCACTTCGCCGCGTCCTCGTCGAACTCGAAGCGCTGGACAACGCCCACGGCGGCGCGGACACCGAGCGCCGCCGTGAGGACCTCCACTACACCCTCTGCGTCTCGACCGGCGTCCGCGAGCCCGCCCGCGCGGTGGAGCAGGCCCGCCGACTCCTCGCCCCGAGCCGCGACAACCTCGCCTCGGCAGCCTGA
- a CDS encoding Dyp-type peroxidase: MTEHEPFNASRRNFLRGAAVGAVGTAVTGGVLIGGAHADADAAKSGQSTTVESYPFHGANQSGILTPGPADKQPFSCFVAFDSTATSRAELAELMKTLTARARFLTSGGIPENLGISQPPSDSDVLGPDVPADGLTITVGVGASLFDERYGLTALKPAKLKPMTIFPNDSPEAAWMHGDLSIQLCANHPDTIHHAIRDIAKHTRGSMQLRWKIEAYGAPPRPSGTPRNLLGFKDGTANPTGELASDLVWAGPGEPAWAKGGSYQVLRIIRMLVEFWDRVSINEQEGMFGRRRDSGAPLDGNAEFDTPNYQADPKGNVIPLDAHIRLANPRTPQTANQRLIRRSYDYDLGLDQNGDIQAGHVFVVYNQDLERQFETVQTRLIGEPLIDYVQPFGGGYFYALPGVADANDWYASGLLS, encoded by the coding sequence ATGACAGAGCACGAACCCTTCAACGCCAGTCGGCGCAACTTCCTGCGCGGCGCCGCCGTGGGCGCCGTGGGCACAGCGGTGACCGGCGGCGTGCTGATCGGCGGCGCCCACGCGGACGCCGACGCCGCGAAGTCCGGGCAGAGCACGACCGTCGAGTCCTACCCGTTCCACGGCGCCAACCAGTCCGGGATCCTGACCCCCGGCCCCGCCGACAAGCAGCCGTTCTCCTGCTTCGTCGCGTTCGACTCCACCGCCACCAGCAGGGCGGAACTGGCCGAGCTGATGAAGACGCTCACCGCCCGCGCCCGCTTCCTGACCAGCGGCGGCATACCGGAGAACCTCGGCATCAGCCAACCGCCCTCGGACAGCGACGTGCTGGGCCCCGACGTACCCGCCGACGGCCTGACCATCACCGTCGGCGTCGGCGCCAGCCTGTTCGACGAGCGCTACGGGCTCACCGCGCTCAAGCCCGCCAAGCTCAAGCCGATGACCATCTTCCCGAACGACTCGCCGGAAGCGGCCTGGATGCACGGCGACCTCAGCATCCAGCTGTGCGCCAACCACCCCGACACCATCCACCACGCGATCCGCGACATCGCCAAGCACACCCGCGGCTCCATGCAGCTGCGCTGGAAGATCGAGGCCTACGGCGCCCCGCCGCGCCCCAGCGGCACCCCGCGCAACCTGCTCGGCTTCAAGGACGGCACCGCCAACCCCACCGGGGAGCTGGCCTCGGACCTGGTGTGGGCCGGACCCGGCGAGCCCGCCTGGGCCAAGGGCGGCAGCTACCAGGTGCTGCGGATCATCCGGATGCTGGTCGAGTTCTGGGACCGGGTGTCCATCAACGAGCAGGAGGGCATGTTCGGCCGCCGCCGCGACTCGGGCGCCCCCCTGGACGGCAACGCCGAGTTCGACACCCCGAACTACCAGGCCGACCCCAAGGGCAACGTCATCCCGCTGGACGCGCACATCCGGCTGGCCAACCCGCGCACCCCGCAGACCGCCAACCAGCGCCTGATCCGCCGCTCCTACGACTACGACCTGGGCCTGGACCAGAACGGCGACATCCAGGCCGGACACGTCTTCGTGGTCTACAACCAGGACCTGGAGCGGCAGTTCGAGACCGTCCAGACCCGGCTGATCGGCGAACCCCTGATCGACTACGTCCAGCCCTTCGGCGGCGGCTACTTCTACGCCCTGCCCGGAGTCGCCGACGCCAACGACTGGTACGCCAGCGGACTGCTCAGCTGA